A genome region from Urocitellus parryii isolate mUroPar1 chromosome X, mUroPar1.hap1, whole genome shotgun sequence includes the following:
- the Slc25a14 gene encoding brain mitochondrial carrier protein 1 isoform X4 gives MGIFPGIILIFLRVKFATAAVIVSGHQKSATVSHEMSGLNWKPFVYGGLASIVAEFGTFPVDLTKTRLQVQGQSIDVRFKEIKYRGMFHALFRIYKEEGVLALYSGIAPALLRQASYGTIKIGIYQSLKRLFVERLEDETLLINMICGVVSGVISSTIANPTDVLKIRMQAQGSLFQGSMIGSFIDIYQQEGTRGLWRGVVPTAQRAAIVVGVELPVYDITKKHLILSGMMGDTILTHFVSSFTCGLAGALASNPVDVVRTRMMNQRAIVGHVDLYKGTLDGILKVLHLP, from the exons ATGGGTATCTTTCCTGGAATAATCCTAATTTTTCTAAGGGTGAAGTTTGCAACGGCGGCCGTGATTGTAAGCGGA caCCAGAAAAGTGCCACTGTAAGCCATGAGATGTCTGGTCTGAATTGGAAACCCTTTGTATATGGCGGCCTTGCCTCTATTGTTGCTGAGTTTG GAACTTTCCCTGTGGACCTTACCAAAACACGACTTCAAGTCCAAGGCCAAAGCATCGATGTCCGTttcaaagagataaaatataGAGGGATGTTTCATGCCCTGTTCCGAATCTATAAAGAAGAAGGTGTATTGGCTCTGTATTCAGG GATTGCTCCTGCATTACTAAGACAGGCATCATATGGCACCATTAAAATCGGGATTTACCAAAGCTTGAAGCGATTATTTGTAGAACGTTTAGAAG ATGAAACTCTTCTAATTAATATGATCTGTGGGGTGGTGTCAGGAGTGATATCTTCCACTATAGCCAATCCCACCGATGTTCTAAAG ATTCGAATGCAGGCTCAAGGAAGCTTGTTCCAAGGAAGCATGATTGGCAGCTTCATTGATATATACCAACAAGAAGGCACCAGGGGTTTGTGGAGG GGTGTGGTCCCAACTGCTCAGCGTGCTGCCATTGTTGTGGGAGTAGAGCTACCAGTCTATGATATTACCAAGAAGCACCTGATATTGTCAGGAATGATGGGAGATACAATTTTAACTCACTTTGT TTCCAGCTTTACATGTGGCCTGGCTGGGGCTCTGGCGTCCAATCCAGTTGATGTGGTGCGAACTCGCATGATGAACCAGAGGGCAATCGTGGGACATGTGGACCTCTATAAAGGAACTTTGGATGGTATTTTAAAG GTACTGCATTTACCTTAG